The following are from one region of the Peromyscus leucopus breed LL Stock chromosome 18, UCI_PerLeu_2.1, whole genome shotgun sequence genome:
- the LOC114693320 gene encoding ferritin heavy chain-like, whose amino-acid sequence MCTGAILTKVKESSYGFTTIFSEGDHRDRPNQGDLSYRHLQVPEKESCYCIKESDMVDQSLDRSTLSAKLVQGQPTGALLICQPLRELGGDLFAQSRRGFLLQQCLNRTRLSTPLTEPELLQPLHSSIGTTPCPAAAMTTASPSQVRQNYHQDSEAAINHQINLELYASYVYLSMSCYFDRDDVALSNFARYFLHQSHEEREHAEQLMKLQNQRGGRISLQDIKKQERDDWENGLNAMECALHLEKSVSQSLLELHKLAADKNDPYLCDFIETHYLNEQAKSIKELGGHVTTLRKMGAPEAGLAEYVFDKLTLARSGES is encoded by the exons ATGTGCACAGGTGCCATTTTGACTAAAGTTAAAGAGAGCTCATATGGCTTCACCACCATCTTTAGTGAGGGTGACCACAGGGACCGGCCAAACCAAGGAGAT ctgtcttacagacaCCTGCAGGTACCCGAGAAAGAGTCCTGCTACTGTATCAAGGAATCTGACATGGTGGATCAGTCCCTAGACAGGTCCACCCTTTCTGCCAAACTTGTGCAAGGCCAACCCACAGGGGCCCTCCTGATTTGCCAGCCCCTGCGTGAGTTAGGAG gaGACCTTTTTGCCCAGAGTCGCCGTGGTTTCCTGCTTCAACAGTGCTTGAACAGAACCCGGTTGTCCACCCCTCTGACCGAGCCAGAACTCTTGCAACCTCTTCACTCCAGCATCGGCACCACGCCTTGCCCTGCCGCTGCCATGACCACTGCGTCTCCCTCCCAAGTGCGCCAGAACTACCACCAGGACTCGGAGGCCGCCATCAACCACCAGATCAACCTGGAACTGTACGCCTCCTACGTCTATCTGTCTATGTCTTGCTACTTCGACCGGGATGATGTGGCTCTCAGCAACTTTGCCAGATACTTTCTCCACCAATCTCATGAGGAGAGGGAGCATGCTGAGCAACTGATGAAGCTACAGAACCAACGAGGTGGCCGAATCTCCCTGCAGGATATCAAGAAACAAGAGCGTGATGACTGGGAGAACGGGCTGAATGCAATGGAGTGTGCACTGCACTTGGAGAAGAGTGTGAGTCAGTCACTCCTGGAACTGCACAAACTGGCTGCTGACAAGAATGACCCCTACCTGTGTGACTTCATTGAGACCCATTACCTGAATGAGCAGGCGAAATCCATCAAAGAACTGGGTGGCCACGTGACGACCCTCCGCAAGATGGGAGCCCCTGAAGCTGGCCTGGCAGAATATGTCTTTGACAAGCTCACCCTGGCACGCAGTGGTGAGAGCTAA